The genomic segment GACGAGACGACGGGCGGTCTCGTAGCCGAGGCCTTTGTTGGCTCCGGTGATGAAGGTGATCGTCATGCGTCCCATGGTCGGCCGGCCCCGGCCGGCCAGCCAGGGAAGACTGTTACCACCTTGGGCCGCGGCTCGCGAGGGATGATCTGACCATGACTTCGGAACTCGGCACGGTCCTGCGCGCCTGGCGTGACCGCCTCACCCCGGCCGAGGTGGGCCTGCCGGCCGGCCGCGGACGCCGTGCGGCCGGGTTGCGCCGGGAGGAACTCGCCGACCTGGCCGGCATCTCGGTCGACTACGTCGTGCGCCTGGAACAGGGCCGGTTCACCACCCCGTCCGCGCAGGTCGTCGCAGCCCTGGCCCGGGCTCTGCAACTGACCGCGGCCGAGCGGGACCACCTCTACCGGCTGGCCGGCATCGTGGCGCCGGCCGACATCTCCGATCACATCCCGCCGGGTCTGCAGCGCATGCTGAGCCGGCTCGGGGAGACCGCCGCCGTCGCGGTGTTCGCGGCGGACTGGCAGATGATCCGGTGGAACCGGGGCTGGGCGGCTCTGCTGGGCGACCCCTCCGCGGTGGCCCCGGCCCAGCGCAACTTCGCCCGTGACAGCTTCCCGGCCGGGGAGAGCGGCCCACACCTGTCCCAGTGGCCCGTGACATCGCTGTCGCGCGACATGACCGAAGCCGCCGTCGTCT from the Paractinoplanes abujensis genome contains:
- a CDS encoding helix-turn-helix transcriptional regulator produces the protein MTSELGTVLRAWRDRLTPAEVGLPAGRGRRAAGLRREELADLAGISVDYVVRLEQGRFTTPSAQVVAALARALQLTAAERDHLYRLAGIVAPADISDHIPPGLQRMLSRLGETAAVAVFAADWQMIRWNRGWAALLGDPSAVAPAQRNFARDSFPAGESGPHLSQWPVTSLSRDMTEAAVVSDLRRATGRFPDSRRLAVLIRDLKRSNRRFAELWSVGTVGAHREDQKIIHHGVAGPIAVDCDVLTDGDAELKLVILTAAAGSEDETKLRLALVSGSLGPSAG